The region GAAGCGGCCGATGGGCTGGCCGAACTGGTGGCGGCTCGCGGCGTGGGCGATCGAGAGCTCGAGGGCGCGCTCGGCGCGGCCGAGGCAGGACGCGGCCACCTGGAGCCGGGTCGAGCCCAGCCACTTCCCGGCGAGCTCGAAGCCCCTGCCCTCCTCGCCGAGCAGGGCGTCGGCGGGCACCCACGCGCCGTCGAAGTCGAGGATCGAGTTGTGGTAGCCGCGGTGCGAGACGTTGCGGTAGCCGTCGTGCACGGCGACGCCGGGGGTGTCGAGGTCGACGAGGAAGGTCGACATCTCGTTGCGGCCCCTCTCGTCGCTGCCGGTCACCGCCACCAGGATCACGAAGTCGGCCTCGTCGGCATGGCTGATGAAGTGCTTGGTGCCGGTGATCCGCCAGCCGTCCCCGTCGCGCACCGCCCGGCAGCGCATGCCCCGCATGTCCGAGCCCGCCTCGGGCTCGGTCATGGCCAGGCAGTCGACCCGCTCGCCGCGCACGCACGGGAGCAGGTAGCGCTCCTTCTGCGCCTCGGTGCCACCGAGCAGGATGTTGGACGGCCGCGCGACGCCCGTGTAGTGCAGGGCGTAGCTGGCCTTGCCGAGCTCCTTCTCGTAGAGCACCCAGGTGACGGTGTCGAGCCCGGCGCCCCCGACCTCCTCGGGCATGTTGGCGGCGTAGAGCCCGGCTGCGAGGGCCTTCGCCCGGATCTGCGCCACGAGCTCGGGCCGGACGACGCCGGTGCGCTCGACCTCCTCCTCGTGGGGGTAGAGCTCGCGCTCGACGAACGCGCGGGTCACCTCGACGATGCTGCGCTGCTCGTCGGTCATGCCGAAGTCCATGGTTGTCTCCTACTTCCCGTCGGGCTCTGCCAGTGCCGCCGCAGCCGTCGACCGCCCGGTGCGCACGGCGCCCTCCATGTAACCGGCGACCCACTGGTCGGAGCCGCAGACGTAGAACGGCGGCTCATGGGTGCCGTGCAGCGGTCCGACCGCCAGCACGTCGCCGGGGTGCCAGCTCGTGACGTAGCCCTGCGTCCACGGATCGGTGCCCCACAGCCGCGTCCACGTCTGCAGCGGTGCCGTCGCCTCCGGTCCGAACATCTCCGCGACCTGGGCGAGCGCCTCGCGGGTGCGGGTCACCGGGTCGGTCGCCACGAAGCCGGCGTAGCGCTCGGGCGGGACGAGGGCCGACAGCACGCCCTGCTGCTGCGGCCAGGTCGAGCCGATCACGCCCTCGCTCTCCGAGAGCCCGTTCTGGCCGCGTGCGCGCCAGAAGGAGTCGTCGTACGCCGCCACGAGCTTGGCGGCCGGTGCGTGGCGCTGCCGTCGCAGCGAGGTCAGCCGGGCCTCGCTCACCCCGTCGACGTCGATGTCGCGCGCAGGCCCGGACGGCACGGCGAGGACCACCGCGTCGGCGCGCAGCCCCTCGCCGTCGTACGTCGTCACCGTGCAGCCGCCGCGGCGGACGCGGATCCTGCGGACCGGGGTCGACAGCCGGACGTCCTGCAGACCGGCTGCCAGGGTGAGCGCGACGGTGGCGGAGCCCTCGGCGACCCGGAGGTTCTCCCACTGCTCGACGTCGTAGCTGCCGGTCGTGCCGCCGACGACGGTCTTGCGCGCGTAGGCGAAGAGGCTCTGCCGCTCGATCGAGCCGTCGGCGAGGCTGAGGTGGACGAGCTCGAAGAGGCGTTGCACGTGGGGGGTCGCGCCGACCTCGCGGAGCCAGCCACCGAGGCTGAGCCGGTCGAGGCGCTCGAGGTCGGGGCACGACCACGGGTCGGCGGGGTCAATCGTGGCGAGCACCTTCTCGAGCGCGGCCTCGACGTCGTCGTACGACGCCCGGTCGGCCTGGGTGCACCACGACGGCCACGCCCCGACGTCGACCGACCCCGGCACCTGGCGGGTGATCTCGCCGGGCTCGGCGACGTAGGACGCCGTCAGGGTCAGCCCGAGCTCGGCGACGAGGCCGAGGTAGCTGGTGTGGGCGTTGCCGACGACCTCGCCGCCGAGCTGCACGACGCGACCGTCGGGCAGGTCGACCTGCTCCACGCGACCGCCGACGCGGGGTCGGGCCTCGAGCACGGTCACCGTCGCGCCACCCGCCTCGAGGTCGCGGGCGCACGACAGGCCGGCGAGCCCGGCGCCGACCACCACCACGTCGGACGCGGACGTCATCGCAGCACCACCGTGTGCTCGGGCAGCCAGCCCACCTCGACCCGGTCACCGGCGTTCCAGCGGTCCTCGGCGCGCATCCGCGGCAGGTTCTGCTCGAGGACGGTGAGGGTGACGTCGGGGGCGATCGAGACCGAGTAGTGCGTGGTGGCGCCGTGGTAGCTCGTCGCCACGATGGTGCCGGCCACGCGGTACATCTCCGGGCCGAGGTCGGTGAGCCAGATCTTCTCGGGCCGTACCGTCACGCTGACGGCGTCGCCCGGCGTGGATCCACGGTGTCCGGGGGCCGGGACCGCGATGCCCGGGCAGACCTGGACGCAGCCGTCCGACCAGGTGCCGCTCATCAGGTTGCTGGTGCCGATGAAGCCGGCGGCGAAGACCGACGCCGGGTGCTCGTAGACGTCCTCGGGCGTCCCGCACTGCTCGATGACGCCGTTGTTCATGATGGCGACCCGATCGCTCATGCTGAGCGCCTCGTCCTGGTCGTGGGTGACGAAGAGGAAGGTGATGCCGACCTCGCGCTGGATCGCCTTCAGCTCGGCCTGCATGGCGTGGCGCAGCTTGAGGTCGAGCGCCGCGAGCGGCTCGTCGAGCAGCAGCACCTGCGGCTGGTTGATGAGGGCCCGGGCGAGCGCGACCCGCTGGCGCTGGCCCCCGGAGAGCCGGTTCGGGCGCTCCTTCGCCCGGCTGCCGAGCTCGACCAGCTCGAGCATCTCCGACACGCGAGCCTCGATCGTGCCGCGGTCGATGCCCTTGCGACGCAGGCCGAAGCCGACGTTGCCCCGCACGTCGAGGTGCTCGAAGAGCGCGTAGCTCTGGAAGACCGTGTTGACGTCGCGCTGGTGCGGGGGAGTGGCGGTGACGTCCTCGCCGCCGACCAGGATCGTGCCGGACGTGGGGTCGCTGAACCCGGCGACCATCCGCAGCGTGGTGGTCTTGCCGCAGCCCGACGGACCGAGCAGCGAGAAGAACTCGCCCCGCGCGATGTCGAGGTCGAGGTGGTCGACGACGGTCGAGCTGCCGAAGACCTTGGTGAGGCCCCGCAGCGAGACCGAGGACGTCGTGGCCGTGCTCGTCGGGTCGGGCGTCATCGGTGGCCTCCGGTGATCAGGTCGAGGCTGGACTGCCCGCGGCCGAAGAGCCGCGGGAGCGTCAGGGCCGCCACGATCAGCAGTGCCGAGCCGAGCAGCATCAGGGTGCCGATCGCGTTGATCGAGGGCGAGACGCCGAAGCGGATCGAGGAGTAGACGCGCACCGGCAGCGGCTGGGGGTCGACCCCGGTCGTGAAGAACGCCAGCACGAAGTCGTCGAAGACGAGGGCGAAGACCAGCAGGCCCGCGCCGAGGAGGGCGGGGACGAGCATCGGGAGGATGACCAGCCGCACGGCCTGGGCGGGCGTGCACCCGAGGTCGCGGGCGGCCTCCTCGACCTCCAGCGCGATGGCGGTCAGCCGTCCCCGCACGATCACGGTGACGTAGGCGATCGAGAACGTGATCTCGGCGAGGACCACGGTGGTCATCGAGAGCTTCATCCCGATGCCGGTGAACAGCAGCAGGGCCGCGACTCCCGTGACGATCTCGGGCGTGACGAGGGGGAGCAGGGTGACCGCCCCGATGACCCGGCCGCGCCGTGAGGTGACCCGCTCGAGCCCCAGCGCGAGCATGGTCCCCAGCACGAGCGAGCCGACCGTCGCGATGCTCGCGATCGTCAGGCTCGCCACCAGCGAGTCGAGCAGGGCGCGGTCGTGGACGAGGTCGTCGTACCAGCGCAGGCTGAAGCCGGAGAACGACGACAGCGACTTCTTGTCGTTGAAGCTGAAGAGCGCGACCGCGAGGATCGGCAGGTAGAGCCACGCGAAGAAGACGACCGTGGCCACGACCGCGAGGAGCGGCTTGCGCTCCAGCCGGCGTCGCCGCGCCATCAGCGCTCGCCCCCTCGGGTCGCGGTGGCGCGGAGGTAGGCGACCATCAGCACGGTGAGCGCAGCCATCATGCCGACGGTCAGGGCCGAGCCCAGCGGCCAGTTCTGCCCCTCGGCGAACTGCTGCTGCACGAGGTTGCCCATCATGTAGGTGCTGGCACCTCCCAGCAGCTGGGCGCTGACGAAGTCACCCAGCGCGGGCAGGAAGACCAGCAGTGCGCCGCCGTAGAGCCCGGCGCGCGTCGCAGGCAGCGTCACGCCGACGAACGTGCGGACCGGGCCGTGGTAGAGGTCCTTGCCGGCCTCGATGAGCGAGGTGTCGAGCCGCTCGAGCGAGGCGTAGACGGGCAGGATCATGAAGACCACGAAGCCGTAGACCAGCCCGCCGACCACCGCCCAGGGCGTGTTGAGGAAGGTCACGCCGTCGCTGATCCCGCTGGCGCGCAGGCCGCTGTTGACCAGGCCGTCGTCCGACAGGAGCGCCTTCCAGGCGTACATCCGCACCAGGTAGCTGGCGAAGAACGGGACGACGATCGCGGCGATCAGCGCGTTCTTGTAGCGGCCGCCGTGCAGCGCGATGGCGTACGCCACGGGGTAGGCGATGAGCGCCGAGATGACGACGGTGGCGAGCGCGTAGAGCAGCGAGCGGAGGAACAGCTCGAGGTAGACCTCGTTCCAGATCGCCCGGTAGTTGGCGGTGCTGGCGGCGAAGGCCGGGTAGCCGTCGTTGGTGGTGCGCCCGAAGGACAGCATCACGATGAGCGCCATGCTGGAGACGAAGAACGTCACCATCCACGCCGTCGGCAGCGCGAGGAGCCACCCCCACAGCGAGGTGCGCTGGGCCGACCTCCGCGTCCCGGTGTGCACGTCACCCTGCTCGACGGTCGTCATGGTCAGCTGGCCTTGACCTCGGTCCAGACCGCCGCACGACGCTGGACCTCGTCGGTGTCGAGGAGGCGGAAGACGTTCTCGTTCTCGAGGTCGCCCAGCTCGATGTTGCAGGCGGGCACGTCCTTCGCGAGGTCGGCGAAGGCGGGGAGCGCGTCCTTCACCGGGAACGGGTAGTAGAGGTAGTTCATGTTCGTGACGGCGTTCTCGGGCCGCAGCAGGTAGTCGATGAAGAGCATCGCCGTGCCGGGGTGCCGGGCGTTGGCGGGGATGACGTAGGCGTCGGAGTTGATCGGCGCGCCCTCGCTCGGCGACTCGAAGTCGAACGTCGTCGGGTCGTCGGCCAGCCCCTGGCGGAGGTAGAGGAAGTCGCCGCTCCACATGTGGTGGACCCAGGCGTCGCCCGCGACCATGTTGTTGATGTCGTCGGAGGAGTAGGCCCGCAGGTAGTCCTTCTGGCTGATCAGCACGTCCTTGATGTCGTCGAGCTCCCCCGGGTCGGCGGTGTTCACGTCGTAGCCGAGCAGCAGCGCCGCCATCGCGAGCGCCTCGTCCTGGTCGTCGAGGGTGAAGATGCGCCCGCGCGCCTCGTCGTTCCAGAGGTCCTTCCAGCTGCCGGTCATCGTCGACACCCGGTCGGTGCGCCAGCCGACGCCGGTCTTGTAGACCGTGAACGGCACGGACGCCTGCGAGCCGGCGTCGTACCAGGGGTCGTTGAAGTAGGAGCCGGAGTAGAAGACCTGGTCGGCGTTGGTCAGCTCGGCGTGGTCGATCGCGCGGAGCTTGCCCTCCTGGCGCAGCTTGACGACCCACTTGGCGATCGGGAAGACGACGTCGTACTGGTTGCCGGCGGCGAGCTTGGCGTACATCCCCTCCATCGAGTCGTAGTTGGACTCGATCACCTTCACGCCGTACTCCTCCTGGAAGCCCTTGACCACGCTCGGCGCGAGGTAGTCGGCCCAGTTGAAGTAGACGAGGTCGCCGTCGACCTTCGCCCGGGCCGACGCGGGGAGCGGGGCCCTGGTGGGTACGTCGTCGCGGATGTAGGCGCAGCCGGGCAGCGTGGTGGCCCCCAGGGCGAGGCCGCCCGCGAGGACGCCGCGCCGGCTGGCCCGCATCACTTCCGCCCTGGGCCCGGAGGGGAGGTCGGGAAGGGTGCGGCCGGCGGCAGCGGGTCGTCGAGGCCGACCAGGATGCCCATCGTGGTGGTCAGGGCCGTCCGGGCCTCGGCCAGGCCCAGGTCGCCGGCCAGGACCCGGCCCCCGAGGCCGTCGGTCATCGCCACCGCGGTCTCGGCGAGCTGGCGGGCGCCGGTGCGCAGCGTGAAGTCGCCGCGCTCGACGCCGTCCTCGAGGATCTCCTCGACCGAGCTGTAGAGCAGCTCGTAGACGTCCTGGCCGACCTTGGCGAGGTGGGGGTCGCGGATGCAGAGCAGGGCCAGCTCCTGCCACAGCATCCACTCGTGCCGCAGCCGGTCGTCGCTCGGCAGGCAGCGGTCGAGGAACGACGAGAGCCGGGCCGCCGAGCCCTCGCCGGCGCTCGCGACCGCCTGCGCGTTGAGCTCGGTGGAGACGCCGTGGGAGTAGGCGAGCACCTCG is a window of Nocardioides oleivorans DNA encoding:
- a CDS encoding acyl-CoA dehydrogenase family protein, translating into MDFGMTDEQRSIVEVTRAFVERELYPHEEEVERTGVVRPELVAQIRAKALAAGLYAANMPEEVGGAGLDTVTWVLYEKELGKASYALHYTGVARPSNILLGGTEAQKERYLLPCVRGERVDCLAMTEPEAGSDMRGMRCRAVRDGDGWRITGTKHFISHADEADFVILVAVTGSDERGRNEMSTFLVDLDTPGVAVHDGYRNVSHRGYHNSILDFDGAWVPADALLGEEGRGFELAGKWLGSTRLQVAASCLGRAERALELSIAHAASRHQFGQPIGRFQGVGFKLADMATELRAAEQLTLYTAWKYDQGTATDADIAMAKLKATEMLQMVSDEAIQIHGGMGLMDELPLERIWRDARIERIWDGTSEIQRHIISRSMLRPLGA
- a CDS encoding flavin monoamine oxidase family protein — encoded protein: MTSASDVVVVGAGLAGLSCARDLEAGGATVTVLEARPRVGGRVEQVDLPDGRVVQLGGEVVGNAHTSYLGLVAELGLTLTASYVAEPGEITRQVPGSVDVGAWPSWCTQADRASYDDVEAALEKVLATIDPADPWSCPDLERLDRLSLGGWLREVGATPHVQRLFELVHLSLADGSIERQSLFAYARKTVVGGTTGSYDVEQWENLRVAEGSATVALTLAAGLQDVRLSTPVRRIRVRRGGCTVTTYDGEGLRADAVVLAVPSGPARDIDVDGVSEARLTSLRRQRHAPAAKLVAAYDDSFWRARGQNGLSESEGVIGSTWPQQQGVLSALVPPERYAGFVATDPVTRTREALAQVAEMFGPEATAPLQTWTRLWGTDPWTQGYVTSWHPGDVLAVGPLHGTHEPPFYVCGSDQWVAGYMEGAVRTGRSTAAAALAEPDGK
- a CDS encoding ABC transporter ATP-binding protein; protein product: MTPDPTSTATTSSVSLRGLTKVFGSSTVVDHLDLDIARGEFFSLLGPSGCGKTTTLRMVAGFSDPTSGTILVGGEDVTATPPHQRDVNTVFQSYALFEHLDVRGNVGFGLRRKGIDRGTIEARVSEMLELVELGSRAKERPNRLSGGQRQRVALARALINQPQVLLLDEPLAALDLKLRHAMQAELKAIQREVGITFLFVTHDQDEALSMSDRVAIMNNGVIEQCGTPEDVYEHPASVFAAGFIGTSNLMSGTWSDGCVQVCPGIAVPAPGHRGSTPGDAVSVTVRPEKIWLTDLGPEMYRVAGTIVATSYHGATTHYSVSIAPDVTLTVLEQNLPRMRAEDRWNAGDRVEVGWLPEHTVVLR
- a CDS encoding ABC transporter permease; this translates as MARRRRLERKPLLAVVATVVFFAWLYLPILAVALFSFNDKKSLSSFSGFSLRWYDDLVHDRALLDSLVASLTIASIATVGSLVLGTMLALGLERVTSRRGRVIGAVTLLPLVTPEIVTGVAALLLFTGIGMKLSMTTVVLAEITFSIAYVTVIVRGRLTAIALEVEEAARDLGCTPAQAVRLVILPMLVPALLGAGLLVFALVFDDFVLAFFTTGVDPQPLPVRVYSSIRFGVSPSINAIGTLMLLGSALLIVAALTLPRLFGRGQSSLDLITGGHR
- a CDS encoding ABC transporter permease — translated: MTTVEQGDVHTGTRRSAQRTSLWGWLLALPTAWMVTFFVSSMALIVMLSFGRTTNDGYPAFAASTANYRAIWNEVYLELFLRSLLYALATVVISALIAYPVAYAIALHGGRYKNALIAAIVVPFFASYLVRMYAWKALLSDDGLVNSGLRASGISDGVTFLNTPWAVVGGLVYGFVVFMILPVYASLERLDTSLIEAGKDLYHGPVRTFVGVTLPATRAGLYGGALLVFLPALGDFVSAQLLGGASTYMMGNLVQQQFAEGQNWPLGSALTVGMMAALTVLMVAYLRATATRGGER
- a CDS encoding polyamine ABC transporter substrate-binding protein encodes the protein MRASRRGVLAGGLALGATTLPGCAYIRDDVPTRAPLPASARAKVDGDLVYFNWADYLAPSVVKGFQEEYGVKVIESNYDSMEGMYAKLAAGNQYDVVFPIAKWVVKLRQEGKLRAIDHAELTNADQVFYSGSYFNDPWYDAGSQASVPFTVYKTGVGWRTDRVSTMTGSWKDLWNDEARGRIFTLDDQDEALAMAALLLGYDVNTADPGELDDIKDVLISQKDYLRAYSSDDINNMVAGDAWVHHMWSGDFLYLRQGLADDPTTFDFESPSEGAPINSDAYVIPANARHPGTAMLFIDYLLRPENAVTNMNYLYYPFPVKDALPAFADLAKDVPACNIELGDLENENVFRLLDTDEVQRRAAVWTEVKAS
- a CDS encoding TetR/AcrR family transcriptional regulator; translation: MASGPTVGATSGTTSGTTTGAALNQREQAAADARSRILAAAATCLVRDGLAKVRMAAIAREAGVSSGLLHYHFDTKELLFGEVLAYSHGVSTELNAQAVASAGEGSAARLSSFLDRCLPSDDRLRHEWMLWQELALLCIRDPHLAKVGQDVYELLYSSVEEILEDGVERGDFTLRTGARQLAETAVAMTDGLGGRVLAGDLGLAEARTALTTTMGILVGLDDPLPPAAPFPTSPPGPGRK